DNA sequence from the Eptesicus fuscus isolate TK198812 chromosome 7, DD_ASM_mEF_20220401, whole genome shotgun sequence genome:
agggagagacccTGGACCCTAGAACAGAATCATCCCTCCCAGGGCGGGATGATGACAACATCCGGATCTCAGACTCGGGGGGATTTGGTATAGGAAGTGGGACCTCAGATACGCAGAGGACTGTCCCAAGTCCTGCCAGAGTCAACATTAGGATGTAGCAACCCTGGATCACATAATAGAGGGGACCCTACAGAAGCCCACCCTTGCTGTCAGCCCTGGGAGTCCCCAGGGTGGGATGACCACACACAGTGTTTCCTTACTTCCACAAATGGCTCCGAGAGATCCTGGGAACCTGGTATCAAGAAAAGGGCCTCTGGTCCACagaggggagggcccaggtcctgcTGGAGTCAACCGTGGAGTCAGTGGAGAGGTTGTTAGGCCTCTGCCAGGCCCCGGCTGGAGGCTAACGACCTCGCcgcacctgctcctccctctcccccggcCCTGGCGTTCAGTTGTCCCTCTGGTCATTTTGGATGTGACAggccctggctctttatatatactagaggcctggtgcatgatattcgtgcacgggtgtgtgtgtgtgtgtgtgtgtgtgtgtgtgtgtccctcagcctggcctgcaccctctccaatctgggactccttgggggatcagacctaaacaggcagtcagatatccctctcacaatccgggactgttgactcctaactgctcgccttcctgcctgcctgattgcccctaaccgcttctgcctgccaacctaatcaccccctaactgctcccctgccagcctgattgatgcctaactgctcccctgctggtctgatcacccccaactgacctcccctgctggcctgatcttgcctccaactgccttcccctgcaggcctgatggccccaaactgccctcccctgccagcctgttgtgcccaactgccctcccctgcaggcctggtcacccctaactgccctcccctgccagcctggtcacatccaactgccctcccctgctggcctgatctcgcctctaactgccctcccctgcaggcctgatggccccaaactgccctcccctgctagcctggttgcccctaactgccctcccctgccagcctggtcacctccaactgccctcccctgcaggcctggtcacctccagctgccctcccctacaggcctgatggccctaaactgccctcccctgctggcctaattgccgaCAACTAGTAGAGGCACCATTAAATATCGACACACACAaaaccctcccctgctggccatctctggtgaccatcttgtggtggccatctttgtgatgatgttgtgggacaccacctaggctttttttttttttttttaatatatattttattgattctttacagagaggaagagagagggagagagagttagaaacatcgatgagagagaaacatcgatcagctgcctcctgcacaccccctactggggatgtgcccgcaaccaaggtacatgcccctgaccggaatcgaacccgggacccttgagtccgaaggccgacgctctattcactgagccaaaccggtttcggctaggcttttattatataggatagagtttTTCTCAGTTTGATATAAATCAGTCCTGTAGTTTGAACGTTAATATAAACTAGAAACCAGAATAACTAGGCAAGGCCAGTAGAGGAGTGATTTTTCTATGTGATCTAAAACAAGTAACTCACCTTTCTGGCCTCAAGTTTCCTTGTTTGTAAATGGTAGCTACATTTTATGTCTTCAGTTTCCCAATTCTAAAATACAATGATTCTTTAAGAATCTCTGGAAAATAGGATCACAAAACGTTAGTTTGTTTATACCCAATCGATTTCATGGAAACAATCAAGATTATTTAGGCAAATTCACTTTGAGAGGTTTATGAAGATGCCTTGACCATTCACTCAGCAGATACCCTCTCTGCTCTTACAAAGCTAATTGTTTAATGGAAGGAAGAGGCACCATTAAATATcgacacacacaaaacccacaaCTACTTTTGTGAAACaactttttaatttcaattttctgtTTACAAAAAGACAGTGagaacagggggtggggaggcaggaatACTTGGTCACCCCCTGAGCGTGGAGGAAGGGGCCATAGCTAACAACTGGTAACAGCAAAGAACCAAAGAAGTCCAATGTGGATCAATGGCTTCTGTTAACAAGACCAGTCAGTTTAGGCAACAGATGACCTGTCAAGTCCACGTCCATGAGGAGGAAAAAGGCACAAGTCATTCTAATGAGGCCTTGGCTCTGAGCAGCCTCGGGCTTGTCTCCTGAAAGGTTTGGGCAACTGTCTCCAGGACATATAAGGGCCAGGAGGTAGATTCCGGGGGAAACCCCTATGAACCACGGGGGCCGGCTGCTGATAAtagggtgtggggaagggggcccTTGGTGGCTGGGGATCAAACACAAAGTCATTTTCTAACTCAAATCCTGTCTGGGTAGAATGGAAATTGCTGAAGAAGAATTGACCGGACTGGAAAGGTTGGTCTGAGGAAAAATAGGTATCTTGGGGATAGAACAAGACCTGGGGGCGCATGGCCGGGTGACAGGCAATGGGAAGAGGCggagagggcaggagtggggacaggggtgggcGGGGAGCTGGGAGTGGCAGCAGGGGGCTGTGCCTGGGAGGAGGCAacgaggagggtgggggtatggcCCTTAGGTCTCTGCTGCTCTGGGACTGCCTTTCAAGTCTCTGGCTAGGTCTGGCCCTTGCAGGGTCACACTTGATCCACTGGCACACTGGTTGGCGGTGGGGCAGCTCCACACCCCAAGCGTCGGCCACATGGGccagcagcagctgggagagGTGTCGGTGCGCGAGTTGGTTCCAATGTACCCCGTCTACGTGCCGGTGCCTCTCCGCGTGGCGGAAGTGGAAATGCAAATCCAACACATCTAAATTGTGGTTCTTCGCCTCGACATAGCTGCAGAAGTTGGCCTCGATCACCTTTTTAATCCGGGCCGAGGAAATGGCCGGCTGCTCTTTCGGGAGGAAGCCCCCAGTGACCTTCCTGCCCAGGGGCATGGCCGTGTTCCACACCAGGAGGCATGACTTTGGCAGCACCTGGCCCAGGTGCCTGAACAGGTTCTCCAGGTTCTCCCGGTAGCTGCTAAACCAGTCCGGTCCATACCTGGAGATGTCCCAGAGACAGGAGTTCATGATGACCAGGTCCGGGGTGTGCTCGTGGGACTGCAGCTCTTCCAACACGGTCCGGACATACTCACTGTACACACGTGTTAGGAAGTAGAAGCGCACCAGGTGGTGGCCGGTGCAGAACTCGCGGACCTCGCGGTAGTCGGTGCTGTTGCTCATGATATCCTTCTTGCCTCCTTCCACCAACTTGTCCTGTTCGAAGCTCAGCTCCCCCTTGACCTTGAGCTGGTCGTAAGTGAGCAGGCAATCCTTCTGCAGCAGGAGCACCAGGTCCTTGTACACGGACCTCTGGATGGAGTCTCCCAGGATGACGACGAACTTGTTGTGGAGCAGCTGCTGCACTTCAGAGGACTGCAGCTGGGCCATGACGTCCAGGTCCCGAGGCCCAGCTCCTTTCTTTGCACGCGGGTGGGTCTGCAGAGAGCTAGGACAgaaggagagagcagctgggaggaacTCACCTTGGGCAGGCCCTCTGGGTGGGCCAGGAGTGAAGTCTTGGCCTGGGAAGCCCGCAGGGTGGAACTCCACCACCTTaaggctgggagtggggagagagagccagaaggGAGCCTGGAGCTAGAAGCCCTGCTTGGCCTGGCTGAGGCTTGGGACTTGACCTCTGAACTGCCTGTGGCTGTTTAGAGGCCCAGGTTCCACCTAGCCAGGAGGGGCCAactcgccccgccctcccccctgccggAGGTGCAAACTGCCACTGGGAAGGCAGCCCAGATGTCTGACAACTGGAGAATGGATAGGCAAACTTTGCAGCTGCTAAATAATGAGTGTGAGTAAGCAAGCACATGGAGAATGCTTGGGATATGTTGAGGAATTTACAGACCACGTGTGCCCCACCTCGCTGAAACCGTAGGAAACAGATACACATAGATAACATTGAAAGAAAGTatgcaaaacattttaaataacaggATTACAGAGGAATTGCCTTCCCCTTTCTGAAAACATACTTTATATAATCAGATATTACTTTTAGTAACTTAAAAAGAATTCAATGGAATGCAACAGAAAACAAGAGTACACGTGCCAATAGGTCTTGTACGAAAGAGATAACATTGGAAAGAATATTTCCGCTGCTGCAATATTCTTTGCTTTCCATTTGAAGATTGAATATGCCACCCCCCGAACATGACACTATGTCAGAGGGATGATTTTGAGCTGGAGGCAACAAGAATCAACAGACACAAGAAGAGTTCTCTGCACTCACCTTATCTGCCTAAAAGCAGTGCATTCCCCTTTGAGGAAGGTGCCCCTACCCCAACCAGAGAGAAGTGAAGAAAGAAGGCAGGGTGTTGTCAGCACCAAGATGCGTTTGCACGTAGAGCCCAGATTTTCCGTCAGTTTCCCCAAATATTTCCTAGTGTAAGAAATatgcctctgatttatcttcatagaaaagaaacagcatgtggccaggTGGCTGctgctgaatttccccagagcaaacaggaagtggggggtggggagagaggatgagagctGTACACGTAGCACACGTCCTAGAGGCGACTAGAGAAGGCcccagcccatttttttttttttttaataacccaatgggagacagcaagtCCTAGGCGACCTATTAGGAAATAGGTGATCAAATAGTACTCAGCCAACGAGGCACTGGAGGAGGGTCCAAATGAATAGGCTATAGTCCTTGCCCTACACGCGATCCTGTAAAATGGGCGCCTGCTCTtgagagtgttattaaaagtctcattttcgccatgcttctgtttccgagtccgtcatttgaaatttggacaggtgagccatttctcacactAGTCACTTCCCCACCATTATCATCCCCCGAAGCTCACGCCCTTTTTCCTTTGTTAAAATGGCATATAACCCCCTGAATTTAACTGCTTCTTtgagtttcatttcttttctatGAACTCTAGTGCACACtaacattaataaaaattgtGTGCCTTTTCTCCTGCTAACCTGTCTTTTGTTAGCTTAGTCACAGGACCCCGGAAACTCAACCTAAGAGGTAGAAGACAAGTTTCCCTCCCCAGCACgttgaataaaatgttaaaaattgtgAAGTTCATCTTCAGAACTTTATTTCGGGTTGCCATTTACAACCACAGCTACTAATGAATAAAAAGGTAGAAACACAGATCAATACTGCTAACAACTCTCAGGCGGGGAGGAAGATGGCACCCACTGTGTCACCCACTCACACAGAGTTAAAGCTGTTAAAACCCACCGTAGGTGATATTTGTAGGCTTTCATGCATTAGTAAACATTTTAATAGGTGTGGGTGGATAGCTATTATTAAATGGCACATTCGGTTTTTAAAAGCTATACTATTTGTGGTTTTAAATGGGTACAAGCACAACAATAAAACCACGAAAATGGGTAGAGCATAAGAGTTGCCCTAAGATGACAGTTGAAAATATTGGCTTAATTTCCCCCAAAGAATCTCCatgcaaatgtttttatttttatttttggctataaaaaaacaaacaaacaaaaacacttaaaaataagatttagctTATTGTGGTGCAACAAAGTAAAACGTAAAGCAAACTCCAAATCCCTTCGGGGCTTAGGCATGTCCATTTGTTTAcaatcatttattcatccaacTCACTTATTATTAAGCTCCTACTAAATGCACCACAGGGGGGATATAAAAACACGCAAAACTTGGTCTTGTCGTCCTTCGAGAGCTGATTAGACATACTCATTGATAACTGTAACACACAGAGGAGAGGGCAAGTGCCATGAAAACAGAAGGAACGGGTGCCGTGAACTTTCCGGGGTCTTTGCGAACAGCAGTTGTTTACCTCAGACCCAAGTCTCCAAAGTGCAGGGAGAGACCTCTTCCCAGCGTGCTGTTCCCAGCGCTCCCAGGCCACCCAGCTTTGTGTGCCCTCTTTGGGCTGGCACTCTGGTCATATAGCCTGCGCCTGGCCCCCGGGGTATGGACCATCAACCCCAGCGTTAGAGTTCTCTCTTCCCAAGCTCAGCGGATCTGATGACCTAGTGCTGTCTCCTTCAGTGCTATTTGGCTTGTGTGGTCTAATGGATTCTTTCTCAGGATGTGAAGAGCCTTAGACTTGGACTCACAGATGTGAGTCAAAGCCACTACTTTAAAAAGCAGTGGGAAATCGCATCCTGGTGAGAGCACTGTTTTTGAAGCCAAGCTCTCTAGGTTTCAATCCCAACTCTTGTATTGGCTGGCTCTAGCCGTAGGCAAGTTATTTAGCCCTTTTCTGCCTTAATTTTCCCAGTTTTTAGTACCCACTTCATAGATTTGATGTGAGGATTAAACGTAGTgtttagaacaatgcctgacaaGTAGTAAGCATCGAGAAGAGTTACTATTATTACTGAGAAAGTTTCAGAACACCAGGTTAACCATCTGTAAAAAGGGGATTATAGTTTTCCTGCTGCATGTCTAGCAGGGTTTTATAAAGGTCAAATGAGATGATGCAAGTGAGAGATTTTGAATAAAACAGAATTAATGGATGTCAGGTGCTTTACAAATGTTACCCTATTTATAAGCTAATTCTTAGTATTCACCTTTTATAGGGAAGGATATTGATGTGATGGAGCTAAGACTTAAAGAGACTCCCAAATCTGTCTCTGTAGATCTCCTTTAGACCAGAACTCCCTGCAAGTCATTCTGAATGCTAAAGCTTGGCTCATATCAGGGGGATGAGATAGAAGAAGGTCTTTTG
Encoded proteins:
- the PCED1B gene encoding PC-esterase domain-containing protein 1B, coding for MAQLQSSEVQQLLHNKFVVILGDSIQRSVYKDLVLLLQKDCLLTYDQLKVKGELSFEQDKLVEGGKKDIMSNSTDYREVREFCTGHHLVRFYFLTRVYSEYVRTVLEELQSHEHTPDLVIMNSCLWDISRYGPDWFSSYRENLENLFRHLGQVLPKSCLLVWNTAMPLGRKVTGGFLPKEQPAISSARIKKVIEANFCSYVEAKNHNLDVLDLHFHFRHAERHRHVDGVHWNQLAHRHLSQLLLAHVADAWGVELPHRQPVCQWIKCDPARARPSQRLERQSQSSRDLRAIPPPSSLPPPRHSPLLPLPAPRPPLSPLLPSPPLPIACHPAMRPQVLFYPQDTYFSSDQPFQSGQFFFSNFHSTQTGFELENDFVFDPQPPRAPFPTPYYQQPAPVVHRGFPRNLPPGPYMSWRQLPKPFRRQARGCSEPRPH